A single genomic interval of Mycosarcoma maydis chromosome 8, whole genome shotgun sequence harbors:
- a CDS encoding uncharacterized protein (related to DNF2 - Non-essential P-type ATPase) has protein sequence MALGASRQSAHDQAHAGFGPAAHHYDPNHMQPYQSGPSDQSYLTDPTHPDYDPMVDPNLQLKTVRTAAASIAESHRSEQRRDDRRKAKRANSLSHRLFRGKTLRKQQQKGSTLAHLVSQEAKKRRSDDPSAYQHDSNTCFASAQHAVDPDSNEKHQEPDALPSPPVGSTMRKTKPKKRRNIYVNVPPPRSELRNNGDPAIVYPRNKVRTSKYTPITFLPRFLFEQFRRVANIYFLGLVVLQVFPTFGATIPQIAMLPLVAILTITAIKDSIEDHRRHVLDNQVNNSAVTRLGSWRNLNQPNDQRSWYQKLFGLAGRGGAKVSKGVRKLREKEDAIGLRQVSATSRRPGATADAGFSANDHFGARPSARSLRSDSLASSHALGTIFSESERENGSFYGASYNHSNAALNRDANASSVSVLQPLQSNDQQQQALSATTLHTHSSNVDGVVDYRRHTPGTARWERTLWKKLEVGDIVLLREDEQVPADIVVLNTSDPDGNAYVETKNLDGETNLKVRKSLKATMGIQSEEDAEHARFVIDSEPPHANLYSYNGLLKYTITQPSKEADFADALAHLPHNSSAYAAAEARSRRVEPITINELLLRGCALRNTEWIIGVVVFTGEDTKIMLNSGETPSKRSKIEKETNFNVIVNFLLLMVLCTICALIGGFRLTNTNTSRAYYEVGAELSTSNIVNALVIFGSCLVVFQNIVPISLYISIEIVKTIQAFFIFQDIEMYYAPLDYPCMPKTWNISDDLGQIEYIFSDKTGTLTQNVMEFKKCSINGVSYGQGVTEAMIGAMKREGKDTSGFSADKQDAELAKSKKRMVDIMNRAFKNRYLRPNKMTLISPPMAETLAAAPSHPQRKNIVTFFRALALCHTALADRPDGNDPYTIEYKAESPDEAALVAAARDAGAVFIAKNNNTVDIEVMGQPEQYIPLKVLEFNSTRKRMSVIVREVDGRILMITKGADSVIYQRLRADHPQELKQVTQQDLEAFANAGLRTLCIAYRYLDEAEYIEWARLHDEASASLTDREDAIDEANDKIEVDLTLLGATALEDKLQEGVPEAIETLHRAGIKLWILTGDKLQTAIEIGFSCNLLTSDMEIMIISADHETGTRAQLEAACNKIAAAGRPVVVEQPPSRKGAKVRKNRLTVERTEQAPKDGFAVVIDGETLRYALDSNLRPLFLALTTQCEAVVCCRVSPAQKALTVKLVKDGKDAMTLAIGDGANDVAMIQEAHCGVGIAGLEGAQASMSADYAIGQFRFLTRLLLVHGQLCYHRISDLHKVFFYKNIIWTSILFFYQIHSDFTGSYIFDYTYILLYNLVFSSLCVIVIGALDQVVNIKALLAFPQTYKRGIQGAEYTKFLFYMSMLDAAFQGAVCYFIPWWFYTYGPMIGHTGQEMGSLNMFGTTIAAGAVTTANLYAGIISKHWTGIFWVVEIISLLSVYAWTMIYSAFPVFSFQNVGFWLVQTVNFWAIVLIITLVSLLPRFFARAWRASFHPNEHDILREAWTHGDLKDQLGIAHQSKKKARRAAAAAASKHAYYDDTVAKTDDAFDRKDRDVEGQNNHLLVDPKRLTDRQRYQQRFNLSAVGEEDDRSDTSADPLQMGEHENHYSRQYVGGYSQNNHTRTPQLQPPPAFSAAASYDRNDGAVSGLSFYDPDALPRSKTAASPEAMRAYQYHDQNDSEKTAQPGLPTIQVQNASWLAQDNAVGQGRPHPMMTQQPSKDSFTRAFDDEFGAEYDYGVNPYPAATGNGYAPAGTRSVSNSSYGSGATHTDARFYPSAATQAPQEQSKSKSNPTTPTKLAGSRYHDRFKMPSPPTAPHYDSPGMTTNSSQQSLTVEAAHPTGSSAARQTGGHDGAGGHSHELSGASGVSWHTAEGSHQAHHDRAPSDASKFLAL, from the coding sequence ATGGCGTTGGGTGCATCTCGCCAATCGGCGCACGATCAAGCCCACGCCGGCTTTGGTCCAGCCGCTCATCACTATGATCCAAATCACATGCAACCGTATCAGTCTGGACCGTCAGATCAATCCTACCTCACTGACCCAACCCATCCAGACTACGATCCCATGGTAGATCCCAACCTTCAACTCAAGACCGTCAGaaccgctgctgcttccatcGCCGAATCGCATCGTTCAGAGCAACGCAGAGATGATCGACgcaaagcaaagcgtgCCAACAGCCTTTCCCATAGGCTCTTTCGTGGCAAAACCTTGCGCAAGCAACAACAAAAGGGCTCCACCCTGGCGCACCTCGTCTCACaagaggccaagaagcgtcgTTCCGATGATCCTTCCGCCTACCAACACGACTCAAACACCTGCTTTGCCTCAGCTCAGCATGCTGTCGACCCCGATTCCAACGAGAAGCACCAAGAACCAGACGCTCTTCCATCTCCACCCGTCGGTTCCACCATGCGAAAgaccaagccaaagaaACGTAGAAACATCTACGTCAATGTTCCACCGCCTCGCTCGGAATTACGAAACAATGGCGATCCAGCCATCGTCTATCCGCGCAACAAGGTCCGCACCTCCAAGTACACTCCCATCACCTTCCTTCCCCGTTTCCTCTTTGAGCAATTCCGTCGCGTCGCCAACATCTACTTCCTCGGCCTAGTCGTCCTCCAGGTATTTCCTACCTTTGGTGCAACCATTCCACAGATTGCCATGTTGCCACTCGTCGCCAttctcaccatcaccgccaTCAAAGACTCAATAGAGGATCATCGAAGACATGTCCTCGACAACCAAGTCAACAACTCGGCCGTCACCCGTCTCGGCAGCTGGCGCAACCTCAACCAGCCCAACGACCAGCGCTCCTGGTATCAGAAACTCTTTGGACTTGCCGGACGCGGCGGAGCCAAGGTCTCCAAGGGCGTTCGCAAGCTCCGCGAGAAGGAGGACGCTATCGGTCTGCGCCAAGTCAGCGCTACCTCACGCCGTCCTGGCGCTACTGCCGACGCTGGCTTCTCTGCCAACGACCATTTCGGCGCTCGTCCCAGCGCTCGCAGTCTACGCAGTGACAGTCTTGCTAGCTCCCATGCGCTCGGCACCATTTTCAGCGAAAGCGAGCGTGAAAATGGCAGCTTCTACGGAGCGAGCTACAACCATTCCAATGCCGCGCTCAACCGTGATGCCAACGCCAGCTCAGTCTCGGTGCTCCAACCACTTCAATCCAacgaccagcagcaacaagctctCAGCGCTACCACCCTCCACACGCACTCGAGCAACGTCGATGGTGTCGTTGATTACCGACGACATACACCCGGAACTGCCCGATGGGAACGCACGCTCTGGAAAAAGCTCGAAGTCGGCGACATTGTCCTCCTCCGCGAAGATGAGCAGGTTCCAGCCGACATTGTAGTCCTCAACACCTCCGACCCGGACGGCAACGCATACGTCGAGACTAAAAACCTTGACGGCGAAACCAACCTCAAGGTGCGCAAGTCGCTCAAAGCCACGATGGGCATTCAATCGGAAGAGGACGCCGAGCACGCCCGCTTCGTCATCGATAGCGAGCCGCCGCACGCCAACTTGTACAGCTACAATGGTCTACTCAAGTATACCATCACTCAACCCAGCAAAGAGGCCGACTTTGCCGACGCGCTCGCACACTTGCCACACAACAGTAGTGCCTATGCTGCCGCAGAAGCACGCTCCCGCCGAGTCGAGcccatcaccatcaacgagctcctcctccgaGGCTGCGCTCTCCGAAACACCGAGTGGATCATTGGCGTTGTCGTCTTCACGGGAGAGGACACAAAGATCATGCTCAACTCGGGCGAAACTCCCTCGAAGCGCTCCAAGATCGAAAAGGAGACCAACTTTAACGTCATTGTCAACTTTCTTCTCCTCATGGTCCTGTGTACCATCTGCGCCCTCATCGGCGGCTTCCGTCTGACAAACACCAACACCAGTCGCGCATACTACGAGGTAGGCGCCGAACTCAGCACCAGCAATATCGTCAATGCGCTTGTCATCTTTGGTTCAtgcctcgtcgtcttccagAACATCGTGCCCATCTCGCTCTACATTTCCATCGAAATCGTCAAAACCATCCAGGCCTTCTTCATCTTCCAGGACATCGAGATGTACTATGCTCCGCTCGACTATCCATGCATGCCCAAAACCTGGAACATCTCGGACGACCTTGGTCAGATCGAATACATCTTCTCCGACAAGACAGGCACGCTCACCCAGAACGTCATGGAGTTTAAAAAGTGCTCCATCAACGGTGTCTCGTACGGCCAAGGTGTCACCGAGGCCATGATTGGCGCCATGAAGCGCGAAGGCAAGGACACCTCTGGCTTCAGCGCAGACAAACAGGacgccgagctcgccaagtcCAAGAAGCGCATGGTTGACATCATGAATCGCGCCTTTAAAAACAGATATCTGCGACCCAATAAAATGACACTCATCTCGCCACCCATGGCTGAGACGCTTGCCGCAGCTCCCTCGCATCCACAGCGAAAGAACATTGTCACCTTCTTCCGTGCGCTTGCCCTCTGCCATACTGCGCTTGCGGATCGACCGGACGGCAACGATCCCTACACGATCGAGTACAAGGCTGAATCTCCAGACGAAGCTGCTCTTGTTGCAGCCGCTCGTGATGCCGGTGCTGTCTTTATCGCCAAGAACAACAACACGGTCGACATTGAAGTAATGGGTCAGCCAGAGCAGTATATCCCGCTCAAGGTGCTCGAATTCAACAGTACACGAAAACGCATGTCAGTCATCGTACGCGAAGTCGACGGGCGCATCCTGATGATCACCAAGGGTGCCGACTCGGTCATCTACCAGCGACTGCGTGCTGATCATCCGcaagagctcaagcaggtcaCTCAGCAGGATTTGGAGGCGTTTGCCAACGCTGGTCTGCGTACGCTCTGCATTGCCTACCGTTATCTGGACGAAGCAGAGTACATCGAATGGGCACGTCTCCACGATGAGGCCAGTGCCAGCCTCACTGATCGTGAAGACGCCATCGATGAAGCAaacgacaagatcgaggtCGACCTTACTCTGCTCGGCGCCACTGCACTTGAGGACAAGCTGCAAGAGGGCGTTCCCGAAGCCATCGAGACACTCCATCGAGCTGGCATCAAGCTGTGGATCCTGACAGGTGACAAGCTGCAGACCGCCATCGAGATCGGGTTCAGTTGCAATCTGCTGACCTCCGACATGGAGATCATGATCATCTCAGCCGATCATGAGACGGGAACGCGAGCTcagctcgaggctgcgTGCAACAAGATCGCCGCAGCAGGTAGACCCGTAGTGGTTGAGCAGCCGCCAAGTCGCAAAGGTGCAAAGGTGCGCAAGAATCGCCTCACCGTTGAGCGAACCGAGCAGGCTCCCAAAGACGGTTTTGCCGTTGTCATTGACGGTGAGACGCTCCGCTATGCGCTCGATTCGAACTTGCGCCCGCTCTTTCTTGCTCTCACTACGCAGTGCGAGGCTGTGGTCTGCTGTCGAGTCTCTCCTGCGCAAAAGGCTCTCACGGtcaagctggtcaaggATGGCAAGGACGCCATGACGCTTGCCATCGGCGACGGTGCCAACGACGTTGCTATGATCCAGGAGGCGCACTGCGGGGTCGGAATTGCTGGTCTGGAAGGCGCACAAGCATCCATGAGCGCCGATTACGCCATCGGTCAGTTTCGTTTCCTCACTCGATTGCTGTTGGTCCACGGCCAGTTGTGCTATCACCGCATCTCGGATCTGCACAAGGTGTTTTTCTACAAAAACATCATCTGGACCTCGATCTTGTTCTTCTACCAAATTCATTCCGACTTTACGGGCTCGTACATATTCGACTACACCTACATCCTGCTGTACAACCTTGTCTTCAGCTCGCTCTGCGTCATCGTGATTGGTGCGCTCGACCAGGTGGTCAACATCAAAGCCTTGCTGGCATTCCCGCAAACATACAAGCGCGGTATACAGGGTGCCGAGTACACCAAGTTCCTTTTCTACATGAGcatgctcgatgctgcgttTCAAGGTGCCGTCTGCTACTTTATTCCTTGGTGGTTCTATACCTACGGTCCCATGATCGGACACACGGGTCAAGAGATGGGCAGTCTCAACATGTTTGGTACCACCATTGCTGCAGGTGCGGTGACCACGGCCAACCTGTACGCTGGTATCATTTCAAAGCACTGGACAGGTATCTTTTGGGTCGTCGAAATCATTTCGCTCCTCAGTGTCTATGCGTGGACCATGATTTACTCGGCTTTCCCCGTCTTCAGCTTTCAAAACGTTGGCTTTTGGCTCGTTCAGACGGTCAACTTCTGGGCCATTGTCCTGATCATCACTCTAGTCTCGTTGTTGCCACGCTTCTTTGCGCGAGCCTGGCGAGCCTCTTTCCATCCGAACGAGCACGACATTCTGCGTGAGGCATGGACGCATGGTGATCTCAAGGATCAGCTAGGCATCGCTCAccagagcaagaagaaagcacgtcgagctgctgccgctgctgcatccaAGCATGCGTATTATGACGACACTGTTGCGAAAACGGATGACGCATTCGACCGCAAAGATCGCGATGTGGAAGGGCAGAACAATCACCTGCTTGTTGACCCCAAAAGGTTGACAGATCGCCAGCGATATCAACAGCGCTTCAATCTGTCTGCGGTGGGTGAGGAGGATGACAGGTCGGACACGTCAGCCGACCCACTTCAGATGGGTGAACATGAAAATCACTACTCTCGACAATATGTGGGCGGCTACAGTCAAAATAACCACACCCGCACACCGCAGTTGCAGCCGCCACCAGCCTTTAGCGCCGCTGCAAGCTATGATCGTAACGACGGTGCTGTTTCGGGCCTGTCCTTTTACGACCCGGACGCATTACCCCGGAGCAAAACTGCGGCAAGTCCCGAAGCAATGCGCGCCTACCAATATCATGACCAAAACGATTCTGAGAAGACAGCTCAACCGGGTCTGCCAACGATCCAGGTACAGAACGCTTCTTGGTTGGCCCAGGACAACGCCGTTGGGCAGGGAAGGCCACATCCGATGATGACACAGCAACCTTCAAAGGACAGCTTCACGAGGGCGTTTGATGACGAATTCGGCGCGGAGTACGATTACGGCGTCAACCCATACCCAGCTGCGACTGGCAACGGGTATGCACCAGCAGGGACCAGATCCGTCTCAAACTCAAGCTACGGCTCTGGTGCTACACACACCGATGCGCGATTCTATCCGTCAGCTGCAACACAGGCACCACAGGAGCAGTCGAAGTCGAAGTCGAATCCTACAACGCCCACCAAATTGGCTGGTTCTCGATATCATGATCGATTCAAGATGCCTTCTCCACCTACTGCGCCTCACTACGATTCACCTGGCATGACGACAAACTCTTCCCAGCAAAGTCTCACTGTCGAAGCGGCGCACCCAACGGGAAGTTCCGCAGCGAGGCAAACCGGTGGCCATGACGGCGCCGGAGGTCATTCACACGAGCTTTCTGGCGCGTCGGGTGTCTCATGGCATACAGCTGAAGGTTCgcatcaagctcatcaCGATCGCGCTCCCTCCGACGCTTCCAAGTTTCTGGCGTTGTGA
- a CDS encoding uncharacterized protein (related to ribonucleoprotein), producing MSTSSATVYVGNIPAQLDETSLSSYFAPFGDIVSVSVPFTSTPTGRRNKGFGFVTFSSTDDALDAIDNMHLNAIRGRTVEVNLADAAKVKQGVAGGATQARAVWDDEEWMKRHAANEQDDANASIQNDAQHSQHTQTPS from the coding sequence ATGTCAACATCTTCAGCCACAGTCTACGTCGGCAACATACCTGCACAGCTTGACGAGACCTCTCTATCCAGCTACTTTGCCCCCTTTGGCGACATTGTCTCGGTCTCTGTGCCTTTCACCTCGACGCCTACGGGGAGACGCAATAAAGGATTCGGCTTTGTCACATTTTCCAGCACAGACGATGCACTGGATGCGATTGATAACATGCATCTGAATGCGATCCGGGGTAGGACGGTCGAGGTGAATCTGGCGGACGCcgccaaggtcaagcaAGGAGTGGCGGGCGGAGCAACGCAGGCGAGAGCCGTGTGGGACGATGAGGAGTGGATGAAGCGGCACGCTGCcaacgagcaagatgatgcAAATGCGTCGATTCAAAATGAtgcacagcacagccaaCATACACAAACGCCCTCTTAA
- a CDS encoding uncharacterized protein (related to Aldo-keto reductase yakc [NADP+]) has translation MSPIPTIALGGSASHIQIGRVAFGCMGMTWCDPKDRTSDQQAFETIKTAVDSGSSLLNTGTFYGPQTDPYANLELLRRFYEAYPEYKSKTILSVKGGIPIANYRSKGMAGLTPDASLDALHDDLGAIREHLGTDHGGKEIDLYEMARRDTKVGIKQTMNNMLSLSSETYIDSEGKQQQGKRLFKHISLSELGLESIREAVSVAPIACVELEVSPWELGAFDQGIVSFCSSQKIPILAYSPTGKGILTGNIQSVDDLPESDIRRHMDRLQGENLAKNLELANEFKTLAKQHKPQVTPTQLGLAWLIASSHVIVPLPGTSKASRAQENAESANVQLDPDTKAKLDHKVKHFKTAGGRYNKAAREHSALWG, from the coding sequence ATGTCGCCCATCCCGACCATAGCTCTGGGCGGCAGTGCGAGCCACATCCAGATCGGTCGTGTTGCCTTTGGCTGCATGGGCATGACTTGGTGTGACCCCAAGGATCGCACGTCCGATCAGCAAGCCTTCGAAACCATCAAGACCGCCGTCGACTCCGGCAGCAGCCTGCTGAATACGGGCACATTCTACGGCCCTCAAACCGACCCTTATGCCAACCTTGAGCTCCTGCGCCGTTTCTACGAGGCTTACCCCGAGTACAAGTCCAAGACGATCCTCTCTGTCAAAGGAGGTATCCCCATTGCAAATTACCGTTCCAAAGGTATGGCTGGCTTGACCCCCGATGCGTCTCTCGACGCGCTCCATGACGATCTTGGTGCCATCCGTGAGCACCTTGGTACTGATCACGGCGGCAAAGAAATCGATCTTTACGAGATGGCTCGTCGCGACACCAAAGTGGGCATCAAACAGACCATGAACAACATGCTCTCCCTCTCTTCAGAGACGTACATCGATTCTGaaggcaagcagcaacaaggCAAGCGACTCTTCAAGCATATCTCGCTCTCCGAACTTGGTCTAGAGAGTATCAGGGAGGCTGTCAGCGTTGCACCAATCGCCTGCGTTGAGTTAGAGGTAAGCCCATGGGAGTTGGGAGCCTTCGACCAGGGTATTGTCAGTTTCTGCTCATCTCAAAAGATCCCCATCCTGGCCTACTCGCCCACTGGAAAGGGCATTCTCACCGGTAACATTCAGTCCGTCGATGATCTGCCAGAAAGTGACATTCGTCGTCACATGGATCGTTTGCAGGGTGAAAATCTGGCAAAGAACCTTGAACTTGCCAACGAGTTCAAAACactcgccaagcagcacaagccGCAAGTGACACCAACGCAGTTGGGTCTGGCCTGGTTGATTGCCAGCAGCCATGTGATCGTCCCCCTGCCGGGAACAAGTAAGGCTAGTAGAGCGCAGGAGAACGCAGAGTCAGCCAACGTGCAGCTAGACCCAGATACCAAGGCCAAGTTGGATCACAAGGTCAAGCACTTCAAGACGGCCGGTGGTAGGTACAACAAAGCTGCACGAGAGCATTCTGCGCTGTGGGGTTGA
- a CDS encoding polo kinase CDC5 (related to CDC5 - Serine/threonine-protein kinase): MASTMATGPSSLAHQLPAHPGYARTSTAPTTSTLPSRPRPASTIASKQPTTSAAPPATAATATATTTTSSKSSSKKPTLPPPPKVIIDSEGRAFKRGDLLGQGGFARVYMAVDPEGRRKAFKVIAKSAIAKSRKNRQKILAEIMIHKSVDHIHVVKFEDCFEDDSNVYFRLELCRNGSLNDVVKRRGPYTEPEARYLMVQILAGTQNLHQNSIIHRDLKLGNIFLDEKMHVKIGDFGLAALLKHPEERKKTVCGTPNYIAPEILYDQGQGHSFEVDIWSVGVIMYTLLVGRPPFQTPKVDEIYERIRQNAYEIPPQAGLSTEAVDLITRILTHNPAQRPTLVQIMNHAWFQCGPVPLTIPSTAIEGTPFLPPITARESARNLEMLKKQARWNDRADDLLDDILAANTDGSSPETYSDARDEPVEVVIDPRTELEQAEQVEERREQLDREFHHAIQPESPISALLKAGRQPLIKAPAPPPQSFARSTANSLAKQLSSLTLSRHVGDKENANPMAPPPPAPAARPEFGRMYSRNTNVAPAAAQPQDERALQHKTRLVASTASGAGGGAPSALSRPVSLASSINEQYNSLARSSSRATLASVGSSTALASGAKKTKTSIEVIISHLDSALICLESNSRYTPPSSSAMDAVRFVETSCELNGTCLTPESPRTFLISWLDHSERYGLGYALSDGTVGVYFRDATSMVLSASKKHVDYISTIRASKVATPGAVKTDQLKRENFVMACAPATSSTACPAIADDGSVPRELHSRVRVMKYFEKEIMDRLYGADSPLTFTDAERTSGMTFVHKWYKTKDAIVFRLSNGTVQLNFYDHTKVLLTHGAMVISVIEPLDKTGGVPRMTSWTLAEFVSIARSDRSAREAQGAVEDDRGEPTTLRKTRPAERRKVRGLVTKLRYAVEVLHTTVQSKRTGLVRSDSATTTNAVN, translated from the exons ATGGCATCCACAATGGCCACAGGGCCTTCTTCACTAGCCCATCAGTTGCCCGCTCACCCTGGCTATGCTCGCACTTCCACTGCCCCCACCACTTCCACACTTCCATCACGTCCCCGACCCGCATCCACCATTGCTTCAAAACAGCCCACCACCAGCGCTGCACCCCCCGCCACAgctgctactgctactGCTACCACTACCACATCTTCCAAGTCATCATCAAAGAAACCTACCCTGCCACCTCCTCCCAAAGTCATCATTGACTCCGAAGGTCGTGCTTTCAAGCGAGGCGATCTTCTTGGTCAG GGCGGCTTCGCTCGCGTCTACATGGCTGTCGACCCAGAAGGTCGTCGCAAAGCCTTCAAAGTCATCGCCAAGTCCGCCATCGCCAAATCACGCAAGAACCGCCAAAAAATCCTTGCCGAGATCATGATCCACAAATCCGTCGACCACATCCACGTCGTCAAGTTCGAAGACTGCTTCGAAGACGATTCAAACGTCTACtttcgtctcgagctctgcCGTAACGGCTCGCTCAACGACGTTGTCAAGAGACGCGGCCCCTACACCGAACCCGAAGCACGCTACCTCATGGTCCAGATTCTCGCTGGCACTCAAAACTTGCATCAGAACAGCATCATCCATCGCGATCTCAAGCTTGGCAATATCTTTTTGGATGAAAAGATGCACGTCAAAATTGGCGACTTTGGTCTCGCCGCTCTGCTCAAGCATCCCGAAGAGAGGAAAAAGACGGTCTGCGGTACACCGAATTACATTGCACCCGAGATCTTGTATGACCAGGGTCAAGGCCATAGCTTCGAGGTGGATATCTGGAGCGTTGGCGTCATCATGTATACGCTTCTCGTGGGAAGGCCTCCATTCCAGACGCCCAAAGTCGACGAGATCTACGAGCGAATCCGTCAAAATGCATACGAGATTCCACCTCAAGCTGGCTTAAGCACCGAGGCGGTCGATCTCATCACGAGAATCTTGACACATAACCCTGCTCAGCGACCTACGCTGGTGCAGATCATGAACCATGCCTGGTTCCAGTGTGGTCCTGTCCCTCTGACCATTCCGTCTACCGCGATCGAGGGTACACCTTTCTTGCCACCCATTACCGCCAGAGAGAGCGCGCGCAACTTGGagatgctcaagaagcAAGCTCGCTGGAACGATCGTGCAgacgatctgctcgacgacatccTCGCCGCCAACACCGATGGCTCATCCCCCGAAACTTACTCGGATGCTCGCGACGAGCCAGTCGAAGTTGTCATCGATCCAAGGACTGAGCTTGAACAAGCGGAACAAGTCGAGGAGAGACGTGAACAACTGGATCGCGAATTCCATCACGCCATTCAACCCGAATCGCCCATCtcagcgctgctcaaggCAGGTCGCCAACCGCTCATCAAGGCACCTGCTCCACCGCCGCAGAGCTTCGCCAGGTCCACAGCCAATAGTCTGGCCAAACAGCTTTCCAGCTTGACGCTTTCCCGACACGTGGGTGATAAGGAGAATGCCAACCCGATGGCGCCTCCTCCGCCCGCTCCTGCTGCTAGGCCAGAGTTCGGCAGGATGTATTCGCGTAACACCAACgttgcacctgctgctgctcagccgcaAGACGAGAGGGCGCTGCAACACAAGACGCGTCTCGTTGCAAGCACGGCAAGTGGAGCCGGTGGGGGCGCTCCAAGTGCGCTCAGCCGTCCAGTGTCCCTGGCGTCTTCGATCAACGAACAATATAACTCGCTAGcgcgctcgtcctcgcGTGCCACGCTGGCATCGGTCGGCAGCTCCACGGCGCTCGCTTCTGGCGCCAAGAAGACGAAAACGTCGATTGAAGTCATCATCTCGCACCTCGACTCGGCACTCATCTGTCTGGAATCCAACAGTCGCTACACGCCGCCTTCGAGCTCAGCCATGGATGCAGTTCGATTCGTTGAAACGTCATGCGAGCTCAACGGCACTTGTCTCACACCCGAGTCGCCTCGCACATTCCTGATTTCTTGGCTCGATCACTCGGAACGGTACGGTCTTGGCTATGCGCTCTCGGATGGCACGGTAGGCGTGTATTTCCGAGATGCGACCTCTATGGTGCTTTCAGCGAGCAAAAAGCATGTGGATTACATCTCGACGATTCGGGCCTCCAAAGTGGCTACGCCGGGAGCGGTGAAAACGGATCAATTGAAGCGGGAGAACTTTGTCATGGCTTGTGCTCCCGCCACTAGCAGCACAGCTTGTCCCGCCATAGCCGACGATGGGTCAGTTCCACGAGAGCTTCACTCGCGTGTCCGAGTGATGAAGTATTTCGAGAAAGAAATCATGGATCGACTGTACGGTGCCGACTCTCCGCTCACCTTCACTGACGCCGAACGAACGTCTGGCATGACGTTTGTCCATAAATGGTACAAGACAAAGGACGCAATTGTGTTCCGACTGAGCAACGGTACGGTTCAACTCAACTTCTACGACCATACCAAAGTGTTGCTCACGCACGGAGCAATGGTGATCAGCGTGATCGAGCCACTGGACAAGACGGGCGGGGTCCCCAGAATGACGAGTTGGACGTTGGCTGAGTTTGTGAGTATCGCAAGGAGCGATCGCAGTGCCAGGGAGGCGCAAGGCGCTGTCGAGgacgatcgaggcgagccGACGACGCTCAGGAAGACCAGACCCGCCGAGAGGAGGAAGGTGAGGGGTTTGGTAACCAAACTGAGGTATGCCGTCGAGGTGCTTCATACCACAGTGCAGAGCAAGAGAACCGGTTTAGTACGCAGCGACTCTGCCACCACTACCAACGCCGTCAATTGA
- a CDS encoding 40S ribosomal protein uS10, whose amino-acid sequence MSYVAKDKDVDASAPAAKIHKIRITLTSRNVKNLEKVCSDLVNRSKDKQLRVKGPVRLPTKVLSHTTRKSPCGEGSKTWDHFEMRIHKRLIDLHSPSEIVKQITSISLEPGVEVEVTILSSN is encoded by the exons ATGAGCTACGTcgccaaggacaaggatgTCGATGCTTCGGCCCCTGCTGCCAAGATCCACAAGATCCGCATCACCCTCACCTCCCGCAACGTCAAGAACCTTGAGAAGG TCTGCTCTGACCTTGTGAACCGCTCCAAGGACAAGCAGCTCCGCGTCAAGGGTCCTGTTCGTCTCCCCACCAAGGTTCTTTCGCACACCACCCGAAAGTCGCCCTGTGGTGAGGGTTCCAAGACCTGGGACCACTTTGAGATGCGCATTCACAAGCGCCTCATCGACCTTCACTCGCCTTCCGAGATTGTCAAGCAGATcacgtcgatctcgctcgagcccggtgtcgaggtcgaggttACCATCCTCTCCTCCAACTAA